From Mycolicibacterium cosmeticum, a single genomic window includes:
- a CDS encoding PGRS repeat-containing protein, whose amino-acid sequence MANARARVVGHTAMVFGPATTAAVTPGAGANHAGRATTALQPTFGGSHLGDIIGIFIGNGDEPGENGGLLIGNGADGGPGQNGGRGGLLFGNGGRGGDATATQGAGNGGNAGMFGNGGDGGAGANATSADGGMGHPGGAGGNGGVIAGNGGDGGRGGNATNSGTAVGGSGGRGGKAGTLFGVGGRGGDGGSGASSQGEGVGGSGGPGGDGGFSGTGGDGGNGGRGAGVTGSGGYGGSGANSRVGQGGAGGKGGSASSTTGAAKAGGGGHGGNGGTFSTGGRGGDGGNATTTTGTAKGGDGGDGGRPNGTGGAGGQGNNGNGNNGADGDA is encoded by the coding sequence ATGGCCAACGCGCGGGCCCGCGTGGTCGGGCACACCGCGATGGTGTTCGGGCCCGCGACAACCGCCGCGGTGACACCAGGGGCCGGCGCCAACCATGCCGGACGGGCGACGACTGCCTTGCAGCCGACCTTTGGTGGCAGTCACCTCGGCGACATCATCGGCATCTTCATCGGCAACGGTGACGAGCCCGGCGAGAACGGCGGCTTGTTGATCGGTAACGGTGCCGATGGCGGTCCGGGTCAGAACGGGGGACGCGGTGGACTGCTCTTCGGGAACGGCGGCAGGGGCGGTGATGCCACGGCGACCCAGGGGGCCGGAAATGGTGGCAACGCCGGGATGTTCGGGAACGGAGGCGACGGGGGTGCCGGCGCCAACGCGACATCGGCCGATGGCGGTATGGGTCACCCCGGCGGTGCCGGCGGTAATGGCGGCGTCATCGCGGGTAACGGAGGCGACGGCGGGCGCGGCGGCAACGCCACCAACTCCGGGACCGCTGTGGGCGGCTCCGGCGGGCGTGGCGGCAAGGCCGGGACGCTGTTCGGGGTGGGCGGTCGCGGTGGAGACGGTGGCAGCGGCGCGAGCAGCCAAGGGGAGGGCGTCGGCGGTAGCGGCGGGCCAGGCGGCGACGGCGGATTCTCGGGAACCGGGGGCGACGGCGGTAATGGCGGTAGGGGTGCCGGCGTCACCGGCAGCGGCGGCTATGGCGGTTCGGGCGCGAACTCGCGAGTCGGCCAGGGCGGTGCGGGAGGCAAAGGCGGCTCGGCGTCGTCGACCACAGGCGCGGCGAAGGCGGGCGGGGGCGGGCACGGTGGCAACGGAGGCACGTTCAGCACCGGTGGACGGGGCGGTGACGGCGGAAACGCGACAACCACGACCGGTACCGCGAAGGGCGGCGACGGTGGCGACGGCGGCAGGCCGAACGGTACCGGCGGCGCCGGAGGCCAGGGCAACAACGGCAACGGCAACAACGGCGCCGACGGCGACGCCTGA
- a CDS encoding AfsR/SARP family transcriptional regulator, which translates to MTAEFRLLGEVEVVVDGRGLDAGHARQRCVLVALLVDVNRPVSADTLIDRVWSDEPPQKARNALAAYISRLRQLVAGHDGARIVRGPGGYMLQVDAQTVDLHRFRDMVSQARAARNRADAAAMFDAALQLWRGAPFATLDTPWTNEVRTSLEAERLSAVLDRNDAALDAGRHGELLNDLAATLHAHPLDERIAGQLMLAQYRSGRQAAALDTYRGMRERLVQELGVDPSPALQAVQQQILDGDPMRPVEPAVPPATADLGVTQSAAAEPVVPRRRTRLIGRDGDVLRVIAGLRDGPVVTLTGVGGVGKTRLAFETAARAQDNFVDGVWVCELAPLSDGSAIGRAVAAAVRVRAGYGQDVDDAVVEHLRPLDLLLVADNCEHVLAPAAELIDRIIHECPGVRVLATSREPLGVEGERIVPVHPLSEEHAAELFVDRARASRPDFNPDREPVGAVAEICRRLDGVPLAIELAAARVRAMSSLDIARRLDRLRLLSGGSRGTHPRQHSVAATIDWSYRLLSDAEQKMFARLSVFAGGFDLDALHGVCAADGITDDDAFDMLMSLVDKSMVVVRSGPAGTRYDVLTTLGAYGLQRLRDNGTVDDAASRHAHYFVELVERASVGMRGPDEAAWVQRLLPRAGTTFVAPDFDNLRTAFEFAMARHDIDLALRLVTSLPEIHLRIGYVPMDWVERAVQAADRDHPLFPAAVGTVARGYQVLGDFGHARAIISLAEGREPAPGVSYLAHPADVLADVVMNEGDAITSTAYFEELFHESQEDTDPLRLVLAGERITLGHQEMGTLSAALPTAEEAMRIAEATGNPTARSLAGSALGRALSETNPDRALKILAEARGLAAAVENNWLIAMAMMESATINTVHGDVTAAARDFLGTLDLFVVGGPGRVMPLQWENLRRVTRFLCRVGAAREAAALHRAVVASGRASPLSAAQLAAMNGADSVGMSDDDIVDYTRTALHRIVEAD; encoded by the coding sequence ATGACGGCGGAGTTTCGATTGCTCGGCGAGGTCGAGGTCGTGGTCGATGGCCGGGGCCTCGATGCAGGCCACGCGCGACAGCGGTGCGTGCTGGTGGCGTTGCTCGTCGATGTCAATCGTCCGGTATCGGCCGACACGCTCATCGATCGGGTGTGGTCCGACGAGCCGCCCCAAAAGGCGCGTAATGCGTTGGCTGCTTATATCTCTCGGCTGCGGCAGCTCGTCGCCGGCCACGACGGGGCGCGGATTGTCCGCGGCCCCGGCGGTTACATGCTCCAAGTCGATGCGCAGACCGTGGATCTCCATCGATTTCGGGACATGGTGTCGCAGGCCAGGGCGGCGCGGAACCGAGCCGACGCGGCCGCCATGTTCGACGCGGCGCTGCAGTTGTGGCGCGGTGCGCCGTTCGCCACGCTCGACACCCCGTGGACAAATGAGGTGCGGACTTCACTTGAGGCCGAGCGGCTTTCGGCGGTCCTCGACCGCAATGACGCGGCGCTCGACGCCGGCCGCCACGGTGAGTTGCTCAACGACCTCGCAGCGACGCTGCACGCGCATCCACTCGACGAACGGATCGCCGGTCAGCTCATGTTGGCGCAGTACCGGAGCGGTAGGCAAGCCGCCGCCCTGGACACCTATCGCGGGATGCGCGAACGGCTGGTCCAGGAGCTGGGTGTCGACCCGAGCCCGGCGTTGCAGGCTGTGCAGCAGCAGATCCTGGACGGCGATCCGATGCGTCCGGTCGAGCCGGCCGTACCGCCGGCCACCGCGGATCTCGGCGTCACGCAGTCTGCGGCGGCCGAACCGGTGGTACCTCGCCGGAGGACGCGACTCATCGGCCGAGACGGTGATGTGCTTCGGGTGATTGCCGGGTTGCGCGACGGACCCGTCGTCACCCTCACCGGCGTCGGAGGTGTCGGCAAGACCCGGCTCGCCTTCGAGACGGCAGCCCGCGCGCAGGACAACTTCGTTGACGGCGTCTGGGTCTGCGAGTTGGCGCCGCTGAGCGATGGCTCGGCGATCGGGCGTGCCGTGGCGGCCGCCGTGCGGGTGCGGGCCGGCTACGGCCAGGATGTCGACGATGCCGTGGTCGAACATCTCCGTCCGCTGGACTTACTTCTGGTCGCCGACAACTGCGAGCACGTGCTTGCGCCGGCGGCCGAACTGATCGACCGGATCATCCACGAATGCCCCGGGGTGCGGGTACTGGCCACCAGCAGAGAACCGCTCGGTGTCGAAGGTGAGCGCATCGTGCCGGTGCATCCCTTGTCCGAGGAGCATGCCGCGGAGCTGTTCGTCGATCGGGCCAGGGCCAGCCGGCCGGACTTCAACCCCGACCGAGAACCGGTGGGCGCGGTCGCCGAAATATGCCGACGGCTCGACGGGGTACCGCTGGCCATCGAGTTGGCTGCGGCGCGGGTGCGTGCGATGTCGAGCTTGGATATCGCCCGCCGCCTGGATCGACTCCGCTTGCTCAGCGGCGGCAGTCGGGGTACCCACCCACGTCAGCACAGCGTCGCGGCGACCATCGACTGGTCCTACCGCCTGCTGTCCGACGCCGAACAGAAGATGTTTGCGCGATTGTCGGTGTTCGCCGGCGGGTTCGACCTCGACGCGCTCCATGGCGTGTGCGCCGCTGACGGCATCACCGACGACGACGCCTTCGACATGCTCATGAGCTTGGTCGACAAGTCGATGGTCGTGGTACGCAGTGGCCCTGCCGGTACCCGGTACGACGTCCTCACGACGCTGGGTGCCTACGGACTGCAACGTCTGCGGGACAATGGAACCGTCGATGACGCTGCGTCGCGCCACGCACATTACTTCGTCGAGCTGGTCGAGCGCGCCTCGGTGGGTATGCGTGGGCCCGACGAGGCGGCCTGGGTGCAGCGGCTACTGCCGAGGGCCGGAACGACCTTTGTCGCACCGGATTTCGACAATCTTCGCACTGCATTCGAATTCGCCATGGCGCGTCACGACATCGACCTTGCGCTTCGATTGGTCACGTCACTGCCCGAGATTCACCTTCGTATCGGATATGTCCCGATGGACTGGGTGGAACGGGCAGTCCAGGCCGCCGACCGCGACCACCCCCTCTTCCCGGCAGCTGTCGGCACTGTCGCTCGCGGCTACCAGGTGCTCGGGGACTTCGGCCACGCACGGGCGATCATCTCGCTGGCGGAGGGCCGCGAGCCGGCACCCGGTGTCTCCTACCTCGCTCATCCGGCGGATGTGCTCGCCGATGTCGTGATGAACGAAGGCGACGCGATCACGAGCACCGCCTACTTCGAGGAGCTGTTCCACGAGTCGCAAGAGGACACCGATCCCCTGAGATTGGTCCTGGCGGGGGAGCGAATCACGCTCGGGCATCAGGAGATGGGGACGCTGAGTGCTGCCTTACCGACCGCTGAGGAGGCGATGCGGATCGCTGAGGCCACGGGAAATCCGACGGCGCGGTCACTGGCCGGATCCGCGCTGGGCCGTGCCCTGTCCGAGACGAACCCGGACCGGGCGCTGAAGATCCTGGCCGAAGCCAGAGGCCTGGCAGCCGCGGTCGAGAACAACTGGCTGATCGCCATGGCCATGATGGAGTCGGCCACCATCAACACCGTGCACGGCGACGTGACCGCGGCGGCACGAGACTTCCTCGGCACGCTGGATCTGTTCGTTGTCGGTGGACCGGGTCGGGTGATGCCTCTACAGTGGGAAAACCTGCGACGTGTGACGCGATTTCTTTGCCGAGTGGGTGCCGCCCGGGAAGCGGCGGCGCTACACCGCGCGGTCGTTGCGTCTGGCCGGGCGTCACCGCTGAGCGCCGCCCAGCTGGCCGCCATGAACGGTGCAGACAGCGTCGGGATGAGCGACGACGACATCGTCGACTACACGCGGACGGCGCTCCACCGCATCGTTGAGGCCGACTAG
- a CDS encoding class I SAM-dependent methyltransferase: MSATEPIPTVADDDRRLKAKHRALWASGDYPAIAAELIAELGPQLVHACDIRPGHRVLDVAAGTGNAAIPAAAAGGIVTASDLTPELFEAGRRIATLRNVDLEWVEADAEAMPFADNSFDVVMSCVGVMFAPRHRAVADELIRVCRHGGTIGMINWTPDGFIGAMLSTIGPYAPTASPAAAAPPMWGDEQHVRNLFGDRLIDLKTRRQVVLMDRSGTPLDFREYWKRNYGPIIAAYRFNHDKPESVAELDTQLLDLLERWNRSSVSGRVVYPAEYLLITAVKREGKEGNHV, translated from the coding sequence ATGAGTGCGACAGAACCGATCCCGACCGTTGCCGACGACGACCGGCGGCTCAAGGCCAAGCACCGCGCGTTGTGGGCGTCGGGTGACTACCCGGCGATCGCTGCTGAGCTCATAGCCGAACTGGGACCGCAACTGGTCCATGCCTGCGACATCCGCCCCGGCCATCGTGTGCTCGATGTCGCGGCGGGCACGGGTAACGCAGCCATTCCCGCCGCCGCGGCGGGAGGCATCGTCACCGCGAGCGATCTGACACCGGAGTTGTTCGAGGCCGGGCGCAGGATCGCGACGCTGCGGAATGTCGACCTCGAGTGGGTGGAGGCGGACGCCGAAGCGATGCCGTTCGCGGACAATAGCTTTGACGTGGTCATGTCCTGTGTCGGGGTGATGTTCGCACCGCGCCACCGAGCGGTGGCCGATGAGCTGATCCGGGTGTGCAGGCATGGCGGAACGATCGGGATGATCAACTGGACGCCGGACGGGTTCATCGGTGCGATGCTCTCGACGATCGGACCGTACGCGCCGACGGCGTCGCCGGCCGCGGCCGCGCCCCCGATGTGGGGCGACGAACAGCATGTGCGCAATCTGTTCGGAGACAGGCTCATCGACCTGAAGACACGGCGGCAGGTGGTTCTGATGGACCGGAGCGGTACCCCGCTGGATTTTCGCGAGTACTGGAAGCGCAATTACGGACCGATCATCGCGGCCTATCGGTTCAACCATGACAAACCAGAAAGCGTCGCCGAATTGGACACGCAACTCCTGGATCTGCTCGAGCGGTGGAATCGGAGTTCCGTGTCGGGGCGGGTCGTGTATCCGGCGGAATATCTACTGATCACCGCGGTCAAGCGAGAAGGGAAGGAAGGCAATCATGTCTGA
- a CDS encoding amino acid ABC transporter permease: MSGASVLYDAPGPRARVRNMITAVLTVLVFAAILGWVIWKFAAADQFTAAKWEPFLTANLWKNYILEGVQGTLTAAALSIVLALVLGCVLGVGRLSPVRWISWTCATVVEFFRAVPVLIMMLFAYALFAEYDVFPSKQLALAGVVTGLTLYNGAVIAEIVRTGVHALPRGQAEAASALGLTWLQTMRSILLPQAITSMLPVLVSQMVVVLKDTAIGYQITFIEMVRQGTSVGTSYGNLIPALMVIAVLMISLNFGLSWFATWLEARLRRSKKGPEPVTPKEFVQDGSAV, translated from the coding sequence ATGAGCGGGGCATCGGTCCTCTACGACGCACCGGGGCCGCGGGCCCGGGTGCGCAACATGATCACCGCCGTACTGACGGTGCTGGTGTTCGCGGCGATCCTGGGCTGGGTGATCTGGAAGTTCGCGGCGGCCGATCAGTTCACCGCCGCCAAGTGGGAGCCGTTCCTGACGGCCAACCTCTGGAAGAACTACATCCTGGAGGGCGTGCAGGGCACGTTGACGGCGGCGGCCCTGTCGATCGTGCTGGCGTTGGTGCTCGGGTGCGTGCTGGGCGTGGGCCGGTTGTCACCGGTGCGCTGGATCAGCTGGACGTGCGCGACGGTGGTCGAGTTCTTCCGGGCGGTGCCGGTGCTCATCATGATGCTGTTCGCGTATGCGTTGTTCGCCGAGTACGACGTGTTCCCGTCCAAGCAACTGGCGTTGGCCGGCGTGGTGACGGGCCTGACGTTGTACAACGGCGCGGTGATCGCCGAGATCGTGCGCACCGGTGTGCACGCGCTGCCGCGCGGTCAGGCCGAGGCCGCCTCGGCGCTGGGCCTGACCTGGTTGCAGACCATGCGTTCGATTCTGTTGCCACAGGCCATCACCTCGATGCTGCCGGTGCTGGTGTCCCAGATGGTGGTGGTGCTCAAGGACACCGCGATCGGGTACCAGATCACGTTCATCGAGATGGTGCGGCAGGGCACCAGCGTGGGCACGTCGTACGGCAACCTGATTCCTGCGCTGATGGTGATCGCCGTCCTGATGATCAGCCTCAATTTCGGGCTGTCCTGGTTCGCGACCTGGTTGGAGGCGCGGCTGCGCCGGTCCAAGAAGGGCCCGGAGCCGGTGACGCCGAAGGAGTTCGTACAGGACGGCTCGGCGGTCTAG
- a CDS encoding amino acid ABC transporter permease, whose protein sequence is MAIFTEYQDRIFAAFWMTIQLTVYSAIGALVLGTLLAAMRLSPVPVMRALGTGYVNVVRNTPLTLILVFCSLGLGNTLHITLADPLSPTSIADSGFRLAVLGLTVYTASFVCESIRSGVNTVPIGQAEAARSLGLTFGQNLRIILLPQAFRAVIIPLGSVLIALTKNTTIASAIGVAEAALLMKEMIENTAALLLVGSIFAAGFVILTLPMGLLFGWLGKRWAVLR, encoded by the coding sequence GTGGCGATCTTCACCGAATACCAGGACCGGATCTTCGCCGCGTTCTGGATGACGATCCAGCTGACGGTGTACTCGGCCATCGGCGCGCTGGTGCTGGGCACCCTGCTGGCAGCGATGCGGCTGTCCCCCGTTCCCGTGATGCGGGCGCTGGGCACCGGTTACGTCAACGTGGTGCGCAACACCCCGCTGACGTTGATCCTGGTGTTCTGCTCACTGGGGCTGGGTAACACCTTGCACATCACGCTGGCCGATCCGCTGTCGCCGACATCGATCGCCGACAGCGGGTTCCGGCTGGCGGTGCTCGGCCTGACCGTCTACACGGCGTCCTTCGTCTGCGAGTCCATCCGGTCCGGGGTGAACACGGTGCCCATCGGACAGGCCGAGGCGGCCCGCTCACTGGGCCTGACGTTCGGGCAGAACCTGCGGATCATCTTGTTGCCGCAGGCTTTTCGCGCGGTGATCATCCCGCTGGGTTCGGTGCTGATCGCGCTGACCAAGAACACCACGATCGCCTCGGCGATCGGCGTGGCCGAGGCGGCGCTGCTGATGAAGGAGATGATCGAGAACACCGCGGCGCTGCTGCTGGTCGGCTCCATCTTCGCCGCCGGGTTCGTCATCCTGACCTTGCCGATGGGGTTGCTGTTCGGGTGGTTGGGCAAGCGCTGGGCGGTTTTGCGATGA
- a CDS encoding glutamate ABC transporter substrate-binding protein yields MSLRFRMVTAALVAAAMPFALAACGGGDDSKKVTVGIKYDQPGLGLKNPDGTFSGFDVDVATYVAGQLGYKPEDIEFKEAPSGQRENLIQNGQVDYIVATYSITDARKEKVDFAGPYLITGQSLLVKADNTDITGPESLQNNKRLCSVSGSTPAQRIKDKYPGVQLQQYDTYSACVEALKTGAIDAVTTDEVILAGYAAQSPGTFKIVGKPFSEERYGIGLKKGDTELRTKINDAITKMETDGAWKAAFDKNLGPAGITAPAPPTVDK; encoded by the coding sequence ATGTCCCTGCGATTCCGGATGGTCACCGCCGCGCTGGTCGCCGCCGCAATGCCGTTCGCCCTGGCCGCCTGCGGCGGCGGTGACGACAGCAAGAAGGTGACCGTCGGCATCAAGTACGACCAGCCCGGGCTGGGGCTGAAGAACCCGGACGGCACGTTCAGCGGTTTCGACGTCGATGTCGCCACCTATGTGGCCGGTCAGCTCGGGTACAAGCCGGAGGACATCGAGTTCAAGGAGGCGCCGTCGGGCCAGCGCGAGAACCTGATCCAGAACGGGCAGGTGGACTACATCGTCGCCACCTACTCGATCACGGATGCGCGTAAGGAGAAGGTGGACTTCGCCGGGCCGTACCTGATCACCGGGCAGAGCCTGTTGGTGAAGGCCGACAACACCGACATCACCGGTCCGGAGTCGCTGCAGAACAACAAGCGGCTGTGCTCGGTCAGCGGGTCCACGCCGGCGCAGCGCATCAAGGACAAGTACCCGGGCGTGCAACTGCAGCAGTACGACACCTATTCGGCGTGTGTCGAGGCGCTCAAGACCGGCGCGATCGACGCGGTCACCACCGACGAGGTGATCCTGGCCGGCTACGCGGCCCAGAGCCCCGGCACCTTCAAGATCGTCGGCAAGCCGTTCTCCGAGGAGCGCTACGGCATCGGCCTGAAGAAGGGTGACACCGAGCTGCGCACCAAGATCAACGACGCCATCACCAAGATGGAGACCGACGGCGCCTGGAAGGCGGCGTTCGACAAGAATCTCGGACCGGCCGGTATCACCGCACCCGCGCCGCCGACCGTCGACAAGTAG